One window of Daphnia carinata strain CSIRO-1 chromosome 7, CSIRO_AGI_Dcar_HiC_V3, whole genome shotgun sequence genomic DNA carries:
- the LOC130686059 gene encoding ventricular zone-expressed PH domain-containing protein homolog 1-like: MHELFTQVLTKKDLSKAGDLFSVDDKSIIQDLSDVIHKIREIIHLSEYKRNANDQSVVEICITRVTSAIRETGSIEKHADALVALLESCLCHSLAPSSKGEDPPHTKIASDVLSCIFLNYSKRGVMELALPVAVKFLHKGNRDLSRNLSSYLSLAAINNSDLLAQHIQPIIDSFISGNYALARVLPQVYAVNREAIHGHVMALASLLPLCDTPEKISLLSLLGPIARNQPALLEASLPQLCDCLSVPSAIPATLQLLAEMAAYKASLLVDYTSRIKEATESSPSVVCLAAQVIARLGQVNEDRGQEALDFIVQQITQAENHNIPSLLREVSSLCATHPILLTERLVNKLESYVEGAPSVAKNIYQQMKSNLAAQRSGQGLPKNNPNVTVLKVNGEHQHSAATNHHRLSLPLQGFSGNLSSAANPTSNNNRASLGGFVNVGNMSVPISVASAVFSGTPVYNSQGIPVLLTFGPGGLNITNPITTTSSSNSNSTSTSGNRVVGSRTKQADASRSTPRLTPSTVPGSSAVPAAVMNRSMSWINAVHMSTNRLSPSPAGPVLHKGNISRFGSSHQMALGATPYGPSREAHGPGIHNPNQGGRGAVFASRGSRGSLSTNRVQVSSGNSPAVTSNASVPSASNPMRSVSGSLTTMKEDPEADLRMNSLVFGHNNPNVGLGGRDLGVMAGLGGGNHMSPSPTIALSPIHRIQNQTPFSLIPSSLSSLAPSPPPISQNGNSGVKMHEDLIQSSVDNQHHKASTNTLASQSTLSFHNSSVTISNPSGQHPPQTQVVVRRNHAQSGNFSGNPNGDRARLDDAVGMAASQRISVFEPYPMQDAVKHFCDKHLDKIKAYMERLMARLPLPVKCTIEERRSKKHAKVHFTCQGKSEYCLYGKSLFALKTKHPRLWIHLMFLALQSRSTSALSTRDASVSSLKNCWDILKCDNRSFLNLVMSAFPSTKDQDSLMHELQQDRFFDVFEFNAAAGTWNCFLCNHPDRAPGFMQENHPLMEGQLKEKRNKWLIFRRWRTRYFTLSGAHLTYKESKLDQEATPIEINQIRSVKVGRQGRSIPKAFEIFTSDKTYVLKAKDGKNAEEWVQCLSIAVASSHARDSPSRPSSQHFNLAQSQFGLRTAV; this comes from the exons ATGCATGAACTGTTCACACAagttttgacaaaaaaagatttgtcCAAA GCAGGAGACCTATTCTCTGTAGATGATAAATCCATCATTCAAGATCTTTCAGATGTTATTCATAAAATTAGAGAGATCATTCATCTCTCTGAATACAAAAGGAATGCAAATGATCAAAGCGTTGTTGAAATTTGCATCACAAGGGTGACCTCTGCAATAAG AGAAACTGGTTCCATAGAAAAACATGCAGATGCATTGGTTGCACTTCTTGAATCATGCCTTTGCCATAGTTTGGCACCATCCAGCAAGGGTGAAGATCCACCCCACACCAAAATTGCATCTGATGTCCTATCTTGCATATTCTTG AATTATAGCAAGCGAGGAGTAATGGAATTAGCACTGCCAGTAGCTGTAAAGTTTCTTCATAAAGGAAATCGAGACCTATCAAGAAATCTTTCATCCTACCTGTCCCTTGCAGCTATCAATAATTCAGATTTGTTAGCGCAACATATACAACCAATCATTGATTCTTTTATATCAG GAAACTACGCATTAGCTCGAGTTCTTCCACAGGTCTATGCCGTCAATCGAGAAGCAATCCATGGACATGTGATGGCACTAGCATCGCTGCTACCCCTCTGTGATACACCTGAAAAAATATCATTGTTGAGCCTACTTGGTCCAATTGCACGTAACCAGCCAGCTTTATTGGAGGCTAGTCTTCCCCAGCTGTGTGATTGTCTATCTGTGCCTTCGGCCATTCCAGCCACACTCCAACTTTTGGCTGAAATGGCCGCCTACAAAGCCTCCTTGTTGGTAGATTACACCTCAAGGATAAAAGAAGCGACAGAGTCTTCGCCTTCAGTTGTTTGTTTAGCCGCACAAGTGATAGCCCGTTTAGGGCAAGTAAATGAAGATCGCGGCCAAGAGGCGCTGGATTTCATCGTCCAACAAATTACTCAAGCAGAGAATCATAATATCCCATCATTGTTACGGGAGGTATCTAGTTTGTGTGCTACTCATCCAATTTTACTAACCGAAAGGCTGGTGAACAAATTGGAGAGCTATGTGGAGGGAGCACCAAGTGTCGCCAAAAATATCTATcaacaaatgaaatcaaatttagCCGCTCAACGAAGCGGGCAAGGGCTCCCAAAGAACAATCCCAACGTCACTGTCCTCAAAGTCAATGGGGAACACCAGCATTCTGCCGCTACAAACCATCATCGACTCTCACTGCCACTTCAAGGTTTTAGTGGAAATTTATCCAGTGCAGCAAATCCAACGTCAAATAACAACCGGGCTTCACTTGGAGGATTCGTCAACGTAGGAAATATGAGTGTGCCGATATCCGTGGCTAGTGCTGTCTTCAGCGGCACACCTGTTTATAATTCGCAAGGAATTCCGGTTTTGTTAACCTTTGGACCGGGGGGATTAAACATAACCAATCCAATTACAACTACTTCATCCAGCAATAGCAATAGCACCTCGACCTCTGGAAACAGGGTCGTTGGTAGCAGAACAAAACAAGCCGATGCAAGTCGTTCTACCCCGCGACTTACACCATCCACTGTACCAGGTAGCAGTGCCGTTCCAGCCGCAGTGATGAACCGTTCAATGAGCTGGATAAATGCGGTTCACATGAGTACCAATCGCCTCAGTCCTAGTCCGGCTGGACCTGTTTTACACAAAGGCAACATATCGCGCTTTGGTTCATCCCATCAAATGGCTCTTGGCGCGACCCCCTATGGCCCAAGTCGCGAAGCTCACGGACCAGGAATTCATAATCCAAACCAAGGTGGACGAGGTGCAGTCTTCGCTAGTCGTGGTTCGCGCGGAAGTCTCTCAACTAATCGAGTGCAAGTTTCATCTGGAAATTCGCCCGCGGTAACTAGCAACGCATCTGTACCTTCAGCCAGCAACCCTATGCGTAGCGTGAGCGGAAGCTTAACAACTATGAAAGAAGATCCCGAAGCTGACCTCCGTATGAATAGCTTGGTATTTGGGCACAACAACCCAAACGTCGGATTAGGTGGACGCGATTTAGGTGTTATGGCTGGGTTGGGTGGAGGAAATCACATGTCTCCGTCACCGACGATTGCCCTTTCTCCTATACATCGCATCCAAAATCAAACTCCTTTCTCATTAATTCCATCGAGCCTGTCCTCGTTGGCTCCATCACCACCCCCTATTAGCCAGAATGGCAATAGCGGTGTAAAAATGCACGAAGATTTGATCCAATCGTCTGTCGATAATCAGCACCATAAGGCATCCACAAACACTCTGGCATCTCAGAGTACTCTATCTTTCCACAATTCCAGTGTTACCATAAGCAATCCATCTGGTCAGCATCCGCCTCAGACACAAGTGGTAGTGAGACGCAATCATGCTCAATCTGGCAATTTTTCTGGTAACCCGAACGGAGATAGAGCGAGACTTGATGATGCTGTGGGTATGGCAGCATCTCAGCGTATTAGTGTTTTCGAACCCTACCCCATGCAAGACGCTGTTAAGCATTTCTGTGACAAGCATCTTGATAAGATTAAAGCGTACATGGAGAGACTCATGGCTCGGCTCCCTTTACCTGTGAAGTGTACAATTGAAGAACGCCGATCAAAGAAGCATGCCAAAGTTCACTTTACGTGCCAAGGGAAAAGCGAATATTGTCTTTATGGAAAATCTCTATTTGCCCTTAAAACGAAACATCCCAGACTTTGGATCCACCTTATGTTTCTCGCATTACag TCAAGATCCACTTCGGCCTTGAGTACACGAGATGCCTCAGTTagcagtttaaaaaattgttgggATATCCTAAAGTGTGACAACCGCTCATTTCTTAATCTGGTTATGTCAGCATTCCCGTCCACCAAAGACCAAGATAGCCTTATGCACGAGCTGCAGCAAGATCGCTTCTTTGATGTTTTCGAATTTAATGCAGCTGCTGGTACGTGGAATTGTTTCCTTTGCAATCATCCCGATCGGGCGCCTGGCTTTATGCAAGAAAATCATCCGCTGATGGAGGGCCagctcaaagaaaaaaggaacaagtGGCTTATTTTCAGACGCTGGAGAACACGCTATTTCACACTGTCGGGTGCACATCTTACTTACAAAGAATCG AAGTTGGACCAAGAGGCAACACCGATTGAAATTAACCAGATACGAAGTGTCAAGGTGGGACGCCAAGGCAGAAGCATTCCAAAggcttttgaaatttttaccAGCGATAAGACTTACGTCCTTAAAGCCAAGGATGGTAAAAATGCCGAAGAATGGGTTCAGTGCCTTTCGATTGCCGTAGCTTCGTCACATGCACGCGATAGTCCTTCTAGACCGTCTTCCCAACATTTTAATTTAGCGCAATCGCAATTCGGTTTGCGGACTGCTGtttga